From a region of the Rhodococcus sp. 4CII genome:
- a CDS encoding pyridoxal phosphate-dependent aminotransferase codes for MPATPRNRTVERLQPFASTIFAEMTALAVRNDAINLGQGFPDTDGPASMLDTARQAIADGLNQYPPGPGMPVLRHAVAADRRARYGLDHDPDSEVLVTVGATEAISAAILGLVEPGEEVVLIEPYYDSYAASVALAGAVRRSVPLARSGAAFVVDLDALRAAITPKTRMLVINTPHNPTGTVFTPDEIAAVAELACEHDLLVLSDEVYEHLVFDGRTHTALATLPGMYERTVSVSSAAKTFNVTGWKIGWACGPAELIDAVRTAKQYMSFVGGGPFQPAVAHALIHEQRWVTQLRDSLQTKRDVLYDALVASGLDVHSGGGTYYLCADITAIGERDGIEFCRNLPARIGVAAVPVSVFTDHPEPWNPLVRFAFCKQDAVLEEAARRLRTLGKPGS; via the coding sequence ATGCCCGCAACGCCGCGCAACCGCACCGTCGAGCGCTTGCAGCCGTTCGCCTCCACCATCTTCGCCGAGATGACCGCACTCGCCGTGCGCAACGACGCCATCAATCTCGGTCAGGGGTTCCCCGACACCGACGGTCCGGCATCGATGCTCGACACCGCGCGGCAGGCGATCGCGGACGGGCTCAACCAGTACCCGCCCGGCCCCGGCATGCCCGTGCTCCGCCACGCGGTCGCGGCCGACCGGCGGGCCCGGTACGGGCTCGACCACGACCCCGATTCGGAGGTGCTGGTCACGGTCGGCGCCACCGAGGCCATCAGCGCGGCGATTCTGGGTCTCGTCGAGCCGGGTGAGGAAGTGGTGCTGATCGAGCCGTACTACGACTCGTACGCGGCGTCCGTCGCGCTGGCAGGCGCGGTGCGGCGCAGCGTGCCACTCGCCCGGTCCGGGGCGGCGTTCGTCGTCGACCTCGACGCTCTGCGGGCCGCGATCACGCCGAAGACCCGGATGCTGGTGATCAACACCCCGCACAATCCGACGGGCACCGTGTTCACCCCCGACGAGATCGCCGCCGTCGCGGAACTGGCCTGCGAGCACGATCTGCTGGTGCTCAGCGACGAGGTGTACGAGCACCTGGTCTTCGACGGCCGGACGCACACCGCACTGGCCACCCTGCCGGGAATGTACGAGCGGACCGTCTCGGTGTCGAGCGCCGCCAAGACGTTCAACGTCACCGGGTGGAAGATCGGCTGGGCGTGCGGTCCGGCCGAATTGATCGACGCGGTGCGAACCGCGAAGCAATACATGTCCTTCGTCGGCGGCGGCCCGTTCCAGCCGGCGGTGGCGCACGCATTGATCCACGAGCAGCGGTGGGTGACGCAGTTGCGGGACAGTCTCCAGACGAAGCGGGACGTGCTGTACGACGCGCTCGTCGCGTCCGGCCTGGACGTCCATTCGGGCGGCGGCACGTACTACCTGTGCGCCGACATCACCGCGATCGGCGAGCGGGACGGCATCGAGTTCTGCCGCAACCTCCCCGCGCGCATCGGTGTCGCCGCGGTGCCGGTCAGTGTGTTCACCGACCATCCGGAGCCCTGGAACCCGCTGGTGCGCTTCGCGTTCTGCAAACAGGATGCCGTGCTCGAGGAGGCCGCGCGGCGACTCCGGACACTCGGGAAGCCCGGCTCGTGA
- a CDS encoding carboxymuconolactone decarboxylase family protein: protein MPRIPAVAPADASPLVKVAYKFAAHKFDEVPEPFAVLAHHRKLFVASARHELAVQKASTVLPANVREIAVYRVAWTIGCSWCVDFGTMLQRLDGLDVERLRHIADYAESPAYSDDERAAIAYADAMTATPTTVTDEQVADLERRFGRAGVVELSYQIGIENMRARMYSALGITEQGFGTDSCRVPWADDTAVTEDRPGA from the coding sequence ATGCCCCGCATTCCCGCAGTGGCCCCGGCCGACGCGAGCCCGCTGGTCAAGGTCGCGTACAAGTTCGCTGCCCACAAGTTCGACGAGGTGCCCGAGCCGTTCGCCGTGCTCGCCCATCACCGCAAGCTGTTCGTCGCGTCCGCTCGCCACGAGCTGGCGGTGCAGAAGGCGTCGACCGTACTTCCCGCCAACGTCCGCGAGATTGCGGTCTACCGCGTGGCATGGACGATCGGCTGCTCGTGGTGCGTGGACTTCGGGACGATGCTCCAACGCCTCGACGGTCTCGACGTGGAGCGGCTCCGGCACATCGCCGACTACGCCGAGTCGCCCGCCTACAGCGACGACGAGCGCGCGGCCATCGCGTACGCCGACGCGATGACGGCGACACCCACCACGGTCACCGACGAACAGGTGGCGGATCTGGAGCGCCGGTTCGGCCGGGCCGGGGTGGTCGAACTGTCCTATCAGATCGGCATCGAGAACATGCGGGCCCGGATGTACTCGGCGCTGGGCATCACGGAGCAGGGATTCGGCACCGATTCGTGCCGGGTGCCGTGGGCCGACGACACCGCGGTCACGGAGGACCGTCCGGGAGCCTGA
- a CDS encoding sigma-70 family RNA polymerase sigma factor, whose amino-acid sequence MPTATLVDEFESHRRHLLSVAYRLTGSVSDAEDAVQESWLRLDAAGAADIRDLGPWLTTVVGRICLDRLRSAAVRREQYVGQWLPEPIVTGVSPSAEPDPLEAVVREEDNRLAALIVLDTLTPQQRVAFVLHDGFGVPFDEVADILGIATPAARQLASRARKAAAATTPAVPDEEHALAVQRLLEALATGDLGAVVAALHPEAVVIGDANGTTSTAVNVVRGADKFARFFLGLLQRYGPGIFTTMQPVLVNGQLGVFTAGYTGDDAHRSSPPRVGGFTVRDGLVYAAYDIANPEKFNGIRLPDGPP is encoded by the coding sequence ATGCCCACTGCGACGCTGGTCGACGAATTCGAGTCCCACCGGCGGCATCTGCTCTCCGTGGCCTACCGCCTGACGGGAAGTGTCAGCGACGCGGAGGACGCCGTCCAGGAGTCGTGGCTGCGACTCGACGCCGCCGGTGCCGCCGACATCCGCGACCTGGGACCGTGGCTCACGACGGTGGTCGGACGGATCTGCCTCGACCGGTTGCGTTCGGCCGCGGTACGGCGGGAACAGTATGTCGGCCAATGGCTTCCGGAACCGATCGTCACCGGCGTGTCGCCGTCGGCCGAACCGGATCCACTGGAAGCGGTTGTCCGGGAAGAGGACAACCGTCTTGCGGCGCTGATCGTGCTCGACACACTCACCCCGCAGCAGCGGGTCGCGTTCGTGCTGCACGACGGTTTCGGGGTGCCGTTCGACGAGGTCGCGGACATTCTCGGGATCGCGACGCCGGCGGCGCGTCAGCTCGCGTCCAGAGCCCGCAAGGCCGCCGCCGCAACCACACCCGCCGTGCCGGACGAGGAGCACGCCCTCGCCGTGCAACGACTGCTCGAGGCACTGGCCACGGGCGATCTCGGCGCGGTCGTCGCGGCGCTGCATCCGGAGGCCGTGGTCATCGGCGACGCGAACGGCACCACGAGCACCGCCGTCAACGTCGTCCGGGGCGCAGACAAGTTCGCGCGATTCTTCCTCGGCCTCCTGCAGCGGTACGGACCGGGCATCTTCACCACGATGCAGCCGGTACTGGTCAACGGCCAGCTCGGCGTCTTCACCGCGGGATATACCGGCGACGATGCCCACCGCAGCTCGCCGCCGCGAGTGGGTGGGTTCACCGTCCGGGACGGGCTCGTCTACGCGGCGTACGACATCGCCAATCCGGAGAAGTTCAACGGGATCAGGCTCCCGGACGGTCCTCCGTGA